The Meriones unguiculatus strain TT.TT164.6M chromosome 3, Bangor_MerUng_6.1, whole genome shotgun sequence genomic sequence gcctacgtTAGACTGtatgaaggctagaagcttccagaactagtGCTAGGCTAGCAGACAGAgcagtaagcctcccagacaacaaccGAATTAGGagaataaaaatttcttttacagTCATCTTGTATCTAAGCTTAGGTACCTCTTAGTGCCATGGGCCTCCATCACCCCAGATGACAGCCAGTGTGACTAGACTTTTAGTCAGGGAGAGAGCTACCTGGTGAATCACAGACTGATGGGAGAGAGGACACCTGTTTAAAGCTACCATTTTGGGATTTGGGGTGAGTTTTCCTGCCCCTAGGTAATTGATTCAACACAACGACTTTTGTGTGTCTTGCCTTTCTCTCCTCTAGGGCATTCTGGGAGGATGTGTTTCAGGATTACTATCAAATGAGTGAAAAGCCAGGCCACTTCCTAAGCTTGTCTGGACTTGGACAGTTTACTTCACCTCTTTCAGCCTCTGTTTTCATCATCTTCAAGTTGGAGATCACCTTAAGTTACGGCCCCTCCCTTAAAGTTCAGGGGAGCTGGGTCAAGTGTTTGCTACACAGAGGGATCCCAAACACCCATGTAGAGCTGAATGTGGGGACATGTGTTTGTGAGCCCAGTGCTAGGGCTGTTCCTACGGTTGGTGGGGTCAGGATCCTCCAGAGAGCCACTGGCCAGCCTGTCTTTCTGAAACAGTGTacttcaatgagagaccctgaaagagggggggaaggggggagtgCTAGAgaaatggcccagcagttaaCGCCATGCTGCTCCTCTGGAGGACCCAAGCTCGTATCCCAGCACCggtatcaggcagctcacaactacctgttaACGCAGCTCagagggatctgatgctctcttccatCCTCCCCATTCTTTCCAGGCACCTGCCCtcgtgtgtatatatgtaaccCCCCAACACATGCACAGAAATCCAGGACacggtttctccgtgtagccttggctgtctgggactcactttgtagatgggctggcctcgaattcacagagatctgcctgcctctgcctccttgagtgctgggattaagagtgtgtgACATCAGTTCACACCATGAAAGCCATTCCGTGTGAGCACGAGACTCAAAATGGAAACAAAGGGTCCCTGAAGTATCATGGGAAGGCAACCTGGGGATCAGAAGGTTAAGTCCCTTGCCCAAGACCACGTTTCTAGTAAGTTGTGCTGTTTGGAGTTATGGCTAGTAACTAACAATCGAAGACAACCCGAGTCAGCCATTCACTGCACTGAgttgtctgttttggtttggttttgagacagggtctttctatatgcccaggatggctttgagtatgaaatcctcctgcatcagcctctccAATGCTGAATTTCCAGCAAAACCCACAACACCCATGgttagccccggctgtcctggaactcactctgtagaccaggctggcctcaaactctgacatctgcctgcctctgcttcctgagtaccgGAATGCGAGGTGGGCATCTCCACCACCCTACATGTTGAGTTCTTAAATCACATTCTTCCACCTACTACTCACAGTGACTACTAAACAGATAGTTATCCTGCCCACAGAACAGATGAGGAAAAGGTCTCAGAGTAGGAAAAAATAGCTTTTTCCTAGTGTCACCCTGTCAGTGGTAGACCCAGCACTTGCACTCCAGGTCTGGGCTAGAGATGACTCATAGCCAAGAAAGCACGAGgacagagttcaaatccccagcagtCAGGTCAAAGACGTGCCCCAGGTACACGGCAATCCCAGCTTTGGAGGGTGCAGCCCAGAAGTTCGCTGACCATTTAGCCTGAGGTTCAGTGGAAGACTTCATCAAAATATAAGACGTTCCTGAGCACGAAGGCCCACGCCTTTGATCGCAACACtcaaaaggcagaagcaggtggatctctgttgagttttTTAGGCCAGCCTTAATCTACACAGTGATTTTTAGGGTAGCCAGACTAGATTTAAAAAAAGGCAAGGAACCATAAACAACAGCAAGTGTCCTCCTCTGACgtcctcaggcacacacacacacacacacacacacacacacacatgcactcacactaACACCAGACTTGGTGGGGCTTGCCTTCAATCCCCGAATTTGGAATTTGGAGGGAGGAGGATTGGGAGGAGTTCATTTGAGGTCAGGCTAGGCTACATTAGAACCTATCAAAAcatggaagggaaagggggaggggggagaagagagagaaggaaaagaggtgAGAGAAAGTAGTGAGTAGATAGAGGTGGGTAAGAGGGATTGGgcgagaagagagaggaggcaagCTTTGCTCTCCTGTCAGCCCGGCCTTATCCACTACACCCGGAAGGTGGCTGCTAGGGAAGAAAGCGCCCGCTTTGATCCGGGAGAGGAGGATTCGCGTCCTTGCCGCGCGTCCCTCTCGGACGCCACGGCGTCCCCAGCCCTTCAGTTTCCACGCCTGGAAGATCACGCTTGGGCTCGACCGCCAGCGTCCGGCTCTGTGGGCGGAGGTCCAACGCCGCTCCCTCTCGGCCCCGCCCTCCGGCCCTGGCGCGCACGCGCCGTGCAGGGGCGCCTTTTACGACGCCCGAGTCGCGGCGCTTGGCGGCGGGCGCGGAGCCGTGCGAGCTCCGCTGGAGCGGCGGCGCCGGGGGAGTCGCGGACGGGCGGGCGAGCGCCGTCGCCATGTCGCACGGCCACAGTCACGGCGGGGGCGGCTGTCGCTGCGCCGCCGAACGCGAGGAGCCGCCGGAGCAGCGCGGCCTGGCCTACGGGCTCTACCTTCGCATTGACCTGGAGCGACTGCAGTGCCTCAACGAGAGCCGCGAGGGCAGCGGCCGCGGCGTCTTCAAGCCGTGGGAGGAGCGGACCGACCGCTCCAAGGTGGGCGGCCCGGGCGGGCCCGGAGCCGCGGGGCCTCGGAGGGTAGacagacagggaaactgaggcccagaggagCAAGGTGGGCGCTTTGCCTTGGTTCCGAGAGGCGGCGAGGGCAGGTGAGGGAGGAGAGCAGACACTGCTGCCTCTCCCTCTTGACCATGGTTCACATGGCTGTCCGACGGCATCACCTGGCCCGGGGTCGAGATCCAACCTGGAACCCAGACCCCTTGGAGAGCTGTGTGAAGGCTCCCCGGAAGGCTACACATAAGCACTGGTCTTTGAATTCGCAGCCTGGAACAGCCGTCAGTAGAATCCGTCTAGTTCAGAGGGTCTGTGGTGTTTAGAACATTGAGACTCATTAGCGCCAGGCTATTAGGACCCCGGGGCCAGGGTGTGGGGCAGGTCCATTTACAGCGCATCTCAGTGCGTAGAACAGGGAGGCCAGATGCCTGAAATTGTGGGCGCTCAGCAGTTACCTGTTGctttctcccccgccccccagttTGTTGAAAGTGATGCTGACGAAGAGCTTCTGTTTAATATTCCGTAAGTACCTCCTTGGGGCTTGCCTCAGGCGAACCAGGCTTTTCCCAGTTGTCTCTTCCGATGGCTTCATTCACTGGATGTGTCAAGAGCGCCCATCTAGTTCGAGAAATGGGATCGATTACGCTGGTGGGTTTGAGGAAGAAAGTAtcgtagttttttttttttttttttttttttttttgtgactggaAACGGATGCATTTGTTGAATTAATCATGGAGGAATTGACGTAAATTTCATAGAGGTTGTGGTGTGACAGGATCTTTGAAATGACTACAAGTGCCAGATAAGTAAACCGAGCTAAGAAAGGGAAGGGACCCGCTCAGGGTCACACAGCCGCTTGAGATTCGGTCCCAGGTAGACAGCCGTCTCTTTTGCGTTCTGGCAGATTCACTGGCAACGTCAAGCTCAAGGGCATCATCATCATGGGAGAGGACGATGACTCACACCCCTCCGAGATGAGACTGTGAGTAGCAAGGCCCTCCTCAAAGTCCCCTTTGCCTTTTTGTGCTAACATTTTATTccaggggtggggagatggctcagtgggtaagagtgctttcTGTACAATCACAAGGgtcagagttcaaatccccaacacccaagtaaaaaaaaaaatcttgctgtgGAGGCAGCAAGATTGCTAGGGCTTGCTGGAGGTCAGCTTAGCTCCAAgttctcaagggaataaggtaaAGAATGGTAGAGGAGGGCGCCTGATGTCCACCTTTGGCCTCTTTGTGCATatgccacacacaaacacaaatacacacaaataggTAGGTCAGGCTGGGTATGGCAGTGCACATgttctcactgtgtaaccctagctggcctggaactcacagagctctgccttctgggattgaaggtgtgtgctacccTGCCCAAGCTgccttttttgtgttttgtggtgttgGGGATGGAACACCAGGCCTTGTAAGCGCCAGGTAACTGTTCCGAGGCTGAACCTCATCCCCAGTCCAGGGACTGATTAGATTAAACATCCTAAGGGCCAGCTGTTTGTCTTTTCCAAATGCTGACTTAACCATTCATTCAGACAGTATAAAACAAATGCTAGTTGATGACTTTGCAGTTTCCTTAACCTAGTTGCAGATCCCGGATGTTTGTTATGGCTGCTCTTATTGCATACAAttaccatctttttctttttggtgttttatgacagggtttttttgtgtagccttggctgtcctggacttgctttgtagaccagcctagcTTCAAATTCAccaagatccgcctgcctctgctttcccgaGCGCCGGGACTGAAGGTGTGTGACACCTTGCCTGGCCACAATGACCTTTATGCTGTGATGCTGACATGGAATTACTCCACCTGCATCTGTGGCCTCGTAGTAAAGTTCcatgatttatttttgccacccTAGGCAGTTCTCCCTTCTGCAGAGTTTACCTTATTCTGGTGTTGCCTTTCTGAGAGAAAAGGGATCTGCTTTGTGAATTCTGCAGAAACACTGAGAAATGTGAAGACAGGGCTGGGCACATAGCTTggtcaataaagtgcttgcctagcaatcGCAGGGACCTGAGCTGCACCTGGGTGAAAATGGTGCTAGAGCATACTTGtagtaatcccagtgctgggaaatgGGGCTCCCTGGCCGGACATTCTCACCTAATTGCTGAACCCCAAGccaataagagaccctgtctcaaggtggTTGGCATTCCCCAGGATCACATCCAAGGTTGGTTGTCCTCTAGCTGCAACACAAGCACCCAGACATaaatttacacacatacatacattaaaagagtggagagatggctcagtggtaagtatactggctgctttttcagaagactgaggttcgattcccagcacccacatagtggcttacaaccatctcttaactccagttccaggggatctgacaccttctgctTTCCCTGAGGGCACCAAATGCACAAATGAGGTGCACAGACATAGGTGCAGccattcacatacataaaat encodes the following:
- the Pithd1 gene encoding PITH domain-containing protein 1 isoform X2; translation: MSHGHSHGGGGCRCAAEREEPPEQRGLAYGLYLRIDLERLQCLNESREGSGRGVFKPWEERTDRSKFVESDADEELLFNIPFTGNVKLKGIIIMGEDDDSHPSEMRLYKNIPQMSFDDTEREPDQTFSLNRDVTGELEYATKISRFSNVYHLSIHISKNFGADTTKIFYIGLRGEWTELRRHEVTICNYEASANPADHRVHQVTPQTHFIS